The Opitutales bacterium ASA1 genome window below encodes:
- a CDS encoding OsmC family protein: MQALGMKRSATALWKGSLKEGKGTLDSQSGVLKSTPYSFVSRFESGGETNPEELIAAAHSGCFAMALSGVLGGAGFTAEKLEAKADVSLENVAGTGWSVTKSHLTLTAVVPGIEDSQFRELAEKAKATCPISRLLKADVSLTATLVKQSNA; this comes from the coding sequence GTGCAGGCTCTCGGCATGAAACGTTCCGCGACTGCACTCTGGAAAGGTTCTCTGAAGGAAGGCAAAGGCACGCTCGACTCCCAGAGCGGCGTGCTGAAGTCGACCCCGTATTCGTTCGTCTCGCGTTTCGAATCCGGCGGTGAAACCAACCCCGAGGAACTGATCGCCGCCGCCCATTCGGGTTGTTTCGCCATGGCACTCTCCGGCGTCCTCGGTGGCGCAGGATTCACCGCCGAGAAGCTCGAGGCGAAAGCGGACGTTTCGCTCGAGAACGTCGCCGGCACGGGCTGGAGTGTGACCAAGTCGCACCTCACGCTGACGGCCGTGGTGCCGGGCATAGAGGACTCGCAATTCCGCGAGCTCGCCGAGAAGGCGAAGGCGACATGTCCGATCTCGCGATTGCTGAAGGCGGACGTCTCGCTCACCGCGACTTTGGTGAAGCAGTCGAACGCGTGA
- a CDS encoding rhomboid family intramembrane serine protease, with protein sequence MTTDPVTAGPSEAGGQVPAGVVVGVYPTSGVAHEHGLVVLAMGLDYDVVLRDDGATELIVPEAQLADVRRQLELYDRESAHWPPRPPPPVPRVSGALVTPCIWFVVTALAFREQMLAPGVWEARGALDPVALFRGGEGWRPFTALFLHADLGHLVSNLGGGLLVFGGVLATFGLGRGWLLLGAAAVAGNLLTAAAHGVDGDYRSLGASTAVFAGIGLLTGAAVRAALRGEGSAWRMRRLLMPAAAGVVLLGWLGAGGVRTDVLAHGMGFLCGLVAGGFVSTPSAARRDEEKV encoded by the coding sequence ATGACGACGGACCCGGTCACGGCAGGACCAAGCGAAGCGGGCGGACAAGTGCCCGCCGGAGTCGTGGTCGGCGTGTATCCAACTTCTGGAGTCGCGCACGAGCACGGCCTCGTCGTGCTCGCGATGGGGCTGGACTACGATGTGGTCCTGCGCGACGACGGGGCGACCGAGTTGATCGTGCCGGAGGCGCAACTCGCGGACGTGCGTCGGCAGCTCGAACTCTACGACCGCGAGAGCGCACACTGGCCACCTCGACCGCCGCCGCCGGTGCCTCGAGTGAGCGGGGCGTTGGTGACGCCGTGTATTTGGTTTGTGGTGACGGCGCTGGCTTTTCGCGAACAGATGCTCGCGCCCGGCGTTTGGGAGGCGAGAGGTGCGCTCGACCCCGTCGCGCTCTTCCGCGGCGGCGAAGGGTGGCGACCGTTCACGGCGTTGTTTCTGCACGCGGACCTCGGACATCTCGTTTCCAATCTCGGCGGTGGCCTGCTCGTGTTCGGCGGCGTGCTCGCGACCTTCGGGTTGGGGCGCGGGTGGCTTCTGCTGGGCGCGGCGGCCGTCGCGGGCAATCTGCTCACGGCCGCGGCGCACGGAGTGGACGGCGACTATCGTTCGCTCGGCGCCTCGACCGCGGTCTTCGCGGGCATCGGCCTGCTCACGGGCGCTGCGGTGCGTGCGGCTCTCCGGGGCGAGGGCTCCGCATGGCGCATGCGCCGGCTGTTGATGCCCGCGGCAGCGGGAGTCGTCCTCCTTGGCTGGCTCGGCGCCGGCGGCGTCCGCACCGACGTGCTGGCGCACGGGATGGGATTTCTGTGTGGCCTCGTGGCCGGTGGCTTCGTGTCGACCCCGTCCGCGGCGAGGCGAGACGAGGAGAAGGTTTAG
- a CDS encoding arylesterase — protein sequence MDFLHTRFRRRGFVAVVLSIAGLVFLAGCGRKASIGRLSEGAVVVAFGDSLTRGTGAAEGADYPSVLARLSGLEVVNAGVPGERAAEGLRRLSSVLERHQPQLVILCHGGNDILASASDEAIAAELGRMIETIREAGADVVLIGVPKRGLVLRSAAFYAEVAERFGVPYEEDVVADVLSTASLKSDYVHPNEKGYAMIADAVWKLVRGSQR from the coding sequence ATGGACTTTTTGCATACGCGGTTTCGTCGCCGGGGGTTCGTGGCGGTCGTGCTGTCGATCGCGGGACTGGTGTTTCTCGCCGGTTGTGGGCGGAAGGCGTCGATCGGGCGGTTGTCGGAAGGTGCGGTCGTGGTGGCGTTCGGCGACAGCCTGACGCGCGGGACGGGTGCGGCTGAGGGCGCGGACTATCCGTCGGTCTTGGCGCGGTTGTCGGGACTCGAAGTGGTCAACGCCGGAGTGCCGGGCGAGCGCGCGGCGGAGGGCTTGCGGCGGCTGTCGAGTGTGCTGGAGCGGCATCAGCCGCAGCTCGTGATCTTGTGTCACGGGGGCAACGACATCCTCGCGAGCGCGTCGGACGAAGCGATCGCCGCGGAGTTGGGACGGATGATCGAGACGATCCGAGAAGCTGGCGCGGACGTGGTCTTGATCGGCGTGCCGAAGCGCGGGCTGGTGTTGCGGAGCGCGGCGTTCTACGCGGAGGTGGCGGAACGCTTCGGCGTGCCGTACGAGGAAGACGTGGTCGCGGACGTGCTCTCGACGGCGTCGTTGAAAAGCGACTACGTGCATCCCAACGAGAAGGGCTACGCGATGATCGCGGATGCAGTGTGGAAGCTCGTGCGCGGTTCGCAGCGGTGA
- the scpA gene encoding methylmalonyl-CoA mutase, with amino-acid sequence MSSHTDFTKVAFEAAPAPETYAEWKARLEAEAGRPLDELVWKTMEQIPVKPLYSADDYAGMEHLGFTAGVAPYLRGPYATMYVTQPWTVRQYAGFSTAEESNAFYRRNLAAGQKGLSVAFDLATHRGYDSDHPRVVGDVGKAGVAIDSILDMEILFGRIPLNKVSVSMTMNGAVLPVLAFYIVAALEQGAKLEELSGTIQNDILKEYMVRNTYIYPPEGSMRIIGDIFSFTAQKMPKFNSISISGYHMQEAGATADLELAYTLADGLEYIRTGIKSGLGVDAFAPRLSFFWAIGKNYFMEIAKMRAARVLWAKIVKQFEPKLEKSMALRTHSQTSGWSLTEQDPFNNVARTCIEAMAAGLGHTQSLHTNALDEAIALPTDFSARIARNTQLFLQDETNICKVIDPWGGSYYVEALTDALIKRAWAHIEEVERLGGMAKAIETGLPKMRIEEAAARRQARIDSGRETIVGVNKYRLAKEDPLEILEVDNTAVREAQIKRLAKLRAERDESKVKAALAALTDAAHHGTGNLLELSVVAAQARASLGEISDALEAVYGRHKAVIRSITGVYSSEFGKDGPIGEVRALTDAFAQKEGRRPRILIAKMGQDGHDRGAKVVATAYADLGFDVDIGPLFQTPEETARQAVENDVHVVGMSSLAAGHKTLLPKLIEELKKLGREDIMVICGGVIPAQDYDFLLSHGASAVFGPGTVIPTAAKTILLELEKRIAG; translated from the coding sequence ATGAGCAGCCACACCGATTTCACCAAGGTCGCCTTCGAGGCCGCACCCGCGCCCGAGACCTACGCCGAGTGGAAGGCACGCCTCGAAGCCGAGGCCGGTCGCCCCCTCGACGAACTGGTCTGGAAGACGATGGAACAGATTCCCGTCAAGCCGCTGTATTCAGCCGACGACTACGCCGGCATGGAACACCTCGGCTTCACCGCCGGCGTCGCTCCGTATTTGCGCGGCCCCTACGCCACGATGTACGTGACGCAGCCTTGGACGGTCCGCCAGTACGCCGGCTTCTCCACCGCCGAGGAGTCCAACGCCTTCTATCGCCGCAATCTCGCGGCCGGCCAAAAGGGACTTTCGGTCGCCTTCGACCTCGCCACGCACCGCGGCTACGACAGCGATCACCCCCGCGTGGTCGGAGACGTCGGCAAGGCCGGCGTCGCGATCGACTCGATCCTCGACATGGAGATCCTCTTCGGGCGCATCCCGCTCAACAAGGTCTCGGTTTCCATGACGATGAACGGCGCCGTCCTCCCCGTGCTCGCGTTCTACATCGTCGCCGCCCTCGAACAGGGCGCGAAGCTCGAGGAGCTCTCCGGCACGATCCAGAACGACATCCTCAAGGAGTACATGGTGCGCAACACCTACATCTACCCGCCCGAGGGTTCGATGCGCATCATCGGCGACATCTTCTCGTTCACCGCGCAGAAGATGCCGAAGTTCAACTCGATCTCGATCTCCGGCTATCACATGCAGGAGGCCGGCGCCACCGCCGACCTCGAACTCGCCTACACGCTCGCCGACGGCCTCGAATACATCCGCACCGGAATCAAATCCGGTCTCGGCGTCGACGCCTTCGCCCCGCGCCTCTCGTTCTTCTGGGCGATCGGGAAAAACTACTTCATGGAGATCGCCAAGATGCGCGCCGCCCGCGTGCTCTGGGCCAAGATCGTGAAGCAGTTCGAACCGAAGCTGGAGAAGTCGATGGCGCTGCGCACGCACTCGCAGACGTCCGGCTGGTCGCTCACCGAACAGGATCCGTTCAACAACGTCGCCCGCACCTGCATCGAGGCGATGGCCGCCGGACTCGGTCACACGCAGAGCCTGCACACGAACGCGCTCGACGAAGCGATCGCACTCCCGACCGACTTCTCCGCCCGCATCGCCCGCAACACGCAGCTCTTCCTCCAGGACGAGACGAACATCTGCAAAGTGATCGATCCTTGGGGCGGCTCCTACTACGTCGAGGCCCTCACCGATGCGCTGATCAAGCGCGCCTGGGCGCACATCGAAGAGGTCGAGCGCCTCGGCGGCATGGCCAAGGCGATCGAAACCGGCCTGCCCAAGATGCGTATCGAAGAAGCCGCCGCGCGCCGCCAAGCCCGCATCGACAGCGGCCGCGAGACGATCGTCGGGGTGAACAAATACCGCCTCGCGAAGGAAGACCCGCTCGAGATCCTCGAGGTCGACAACACCGCCGTCCGCGAAGCCCAGATCAAGCGTCTCGCCAAGCTCCGCGCCGAGCGCGACGAGTCGAAGGTCAAGGCCGCCCTCGCCGCCCTCACCGACGCCGCCCACCACGGCACCGGCAACCTGCTCGAGCTCTCCGTCGTCGCCGCTCAGGCCCGCGCCTCGCTCGGCGAGATCTCCGATGCACTCGAAGCCGTCTACGGTCGCCACAAGGCCGTGATTCGTTCAATCACGGGCGTGTATTCATCCGAATTCGGCAAGGACGGACCCATCGGCGAAGTCCGCGCGCTGACCGACGCCTTCGCGCAGAAGGAAGGCCGCCGCCCGCGCATCCTCATCGCCAAGATGGGACAGGACGGCCACGACCGCGGCGCCAAGGTCGTCGCCACGGCGTATGCGGATCTTGGTTTCGACGTCGACATCGGCCCGCTCTTCCAGACGCCCGAGGAAACCGCCCGCCAGGCGGTCGAGAACGACGTCCACGTGGTCGGCATGAGTTCGCTCGCCGCCGGTCACAAGACGCTCCTCCCGAAGCTGATCGAGGAGCTGAAGAAGCTCGGCCGCGAGGACATCATGGTCATCTGCGGCGGCGTCATCCCCGCGCAGGACTACGACTTCCTCCTCAGCCACGGCGCCAGCGCCGTCTTCGGCCCCGGCACCGTCATCCCGACGGCCGCAAAGACGATCCTGCTCGAACTCGAGAAACGCATCGCTGGCTGA
- a CDS encoding methylmalonyl-CoA mutase family protein: protein MNADTPTSTPDTRGARLLGEFSDATYAQWRTAAEALLKGAPFEKKLITRTPEGIELQPIYNAADVAGLPQLGELPGSGNRTRAGRTAGQTLQGWEISQELPLPTPEEFNAAALADLERGQSELNIPLDLATLAGRDPDNAAPGEVGACGLSISTLADMERAFAGIHLPMISVYLRAGASALPAAALLFALARERGNKLDELRGCIEVDPLAMIAWKGDLPVSLARAYDEMASLTRYAIEHTPNLQTIAVQGHPYHDAGATAVQELAFALATGVEYLREMQKRGVSIDETTRHVRFALSAGSNFFMEVAKFRAARSVWSQAVRALGGSPEAQRLHLHVRTSIYNKTAYDAYSNMLRTTTEALSAVVGGCNGLHVGPFDEVYRLPDEFSRRIARNTQTILAEECDLTKVIDPAGGSYYVEWLTDQIARRAWTVFQEIEKAGGMARALEAGYPQKAVATTAALKADAVAKRRTIVVGANQYPNARESAPERKLPDYSAIQKKRAKQVAAFRTKSSTEADTKVMNRLNDLLESHPGAALESAIDAVLDGATLGEICRTLRAADEPHTKVTPLCIHRAAQPFERLRDNAAAYAAKHGTPPLLFQANIGPSRLYRLRADWTSSFFEVGGFKLLNDRDFAGTDDAAAAALASGAQIAVITSSDDTYATVVEPLAKSIKAANPGLFVLVAGAPKETADAWRAAGVDEFVNVTSNSLELLTRLQAHAQVNP, encoded by the coding sequence ATGAATGCGGACACTCCAACCTCCACGCCCGACACCCGCGGCGCGCGCCTGCTCGGAGAGTTCTCCGATGCGACCTACGCCCAGTGGCGCACCGCCGCGGAAGCTCTCCTCAAAGGCGCGCCTTTCGAGAAGAAACTGATCACGCGCACGCCCGAAGGCATCGAGCTGCAACCCATCTACAACGCGGCCGACGTCGCCGGCCTGCCTCAGTTGGGCGAATTGCCCGGTTCCGGCAACCGCACGCGCGCCGGTCGCACCGCCGGGCAGACTTTGCAGGGCTGGGAGATTTCCCAAGAACTGCCCCTGCCTACGCCGGAGGAATTCAACGCTGCTGCCCTCGCCGATCTCGAACGCGGGCAGAGTGAGCTGAACATCCCGCTCGATCTCGCGACGCTCGCCGGTCGCGATCCCGACAACGCCGCTCCCGGCGAGGTCGGCGCCTGCGGCCTGTCGATCTCGACGCTCGCGGACATGGAGCGGGCGTTCGCCGGCATCCACTTGCCGATGATCTCGGTCTATCTGCGCGCCGGCGCCTCCGCGCTCCCGGCCGCAGCACTGTTGTTCGCCCTCGCTCGTGAACGCGGGAACAAGCTCGACGAACTGCGCGGCTGCATCGAGGTGGATCCGCTCGCCATGATCGCGTGGAAGGGCGACTTGCCCGTCTCCCTCGCCCGCGCCTACGACGAGATGGCCTCGCTCACGCGCTACGCCATCGAGCACACGCCGAACCTCCAGACGATTGCCGTGCAGGGTCACCCCTACCACGACGCGGGCGCCACTGCCGTGCAGGAACTCGCCTTCGCCCTGGCCACCGGAGTCGAATACCTCCGCGAGATGCAGAAGCGTGGCGTCTCGATCGACGAGACGACGCGCCACGTGCGCTTCGCCCTCAGTGCCGGTTCGAACTTCTTCATGGAGGTCGCCAAGTTCCGCGCCGCCCGCAGCGTCTGGTCCCAAGCCGTCCGCGCGCTCGGCGGCTCTCCCGAGGCACAGCGCCTCCACCTGCACGTCCGCACCTCCATCTACAACAAGACCGCCTACGACGCCTATTCCAACATGCTCCGCACCACCACCGAGGCGCTCTCGGCCGTGGTCGGCGGTTGCAACGGTCTCCACGTCGGTCCCTTCGACGAGGTTTACCGCCTGCCCGACGAGTTCTCGCGCCGCATCGCCCGCAACACGCAGACGATCCTCGCCGAAGAGTGCGACCTCACCAAGGTGATCGATCCCGCCGGCGGCTCCTACTACGTGGAGTGGCTCACCGACCAGATCGCCCGCCGCGCTTGGACCGTGTTCCAAGAGATCGAAAAGGCCGGCGGCATGGCCCGCGCGCTCGAAGCCGGATACCCTCAGAAGGCCGTCGCCACGACCGCCGCCCTCAAGGCCGACGCCGTCGCCAAACGCCGCACGATCGTGGTCGGCGCCAACCAATACCCGAACGCCCGCGAGTCCGCACCCGAGCGAAAGCTGCCCGATTACTCCGCGATCCAGAAGAAGCGCGCGAAACAGGTCGCTGCGTTCCGCACGAAGTCGTCCACCGAGGCCGACACGAAGGTGATGAACCGCCTCAACGACCTGCTCGAGAGTCACCCCGGTGCCGCCCTCGAGAGCGCGATCGACGCCGTGCTCGACGGTGCCACGCTCGGCGAGATCTGCCGCACGCTTCGCGCCGCCGACGAGCCGCACACGAAGGTGACGCCGCTCTGCATCCACCGCGCCGCGCAACCCTTCGAGCGCCTCCGCGACAACGCCGCGGCCTACGCCGCGAAACACGGCACGCCGCCCCTGCTCTTCCAAGCCAACATCGGACCCTCACGCCTCTACCGCCTGCGCGCCGACTGGACGTCGAGTTTCTTCGAAGTCGGCGGATTCAAGCTCCTCAACGACCGCGATTTCGCGGGCACGGACGACGCGGCCGCAGCCGCCCTCGCTTCCGGCGCGCAGATCGCGGTGATCACATCGAGCGACGACACCTACGCAACCGTCGTCGAACCGCTCGCCAAATCGATCAAGGCCGCGAACCCCGGCCTGTTCGTCCTCGTCGCCGGCGCCCCCAAGGAGACCGCCGACGCCTGGCGCGCCGCCGGCGTCGACGAATTCGTCAACGTCACCTCCAACTCACTCGAGCTCCTCACCCGCCTCCAGGCCCACGCCCAAGTCAACCCATGA
- the mce gene encoding methylmalonyl-CoA epimerase, whose product MIQRIDHLGIAVRSLDETVKYYEKALGLKCERLEEVASQKVKTAFFDVGGTHIELLEPTSPDSPIAAFLEKRGEGIHHVAFATDDIGAQLGEAKNAGVKLIHEVPFEGAAGKLVAFLHPKSTYGVLTEFCAPKDGAASHH is encoded by the coding sequence ATGATCCAACGCATCGACCATCTGGGAATCGCCGTTCGCTCGCTCGACGAGACGGTGAAGTATTACGAGAAGGCGCTCGGCCTGAAGTGTGAACGGCTGGAGGAAGTCGCTTCGCAAAAAGTGAAGACCGCGTTCTTCGACGTGGGCGGTACGCACATCGAGCTGCTGGAGCCGACCTCGCCGGACAGCCCGATCGCGGCGTTTCTGGAGAAGCGCGGCGAAGGCATCCACCACGTCGCCTTCGCGACCGACGACATCGGCGCGCAGCTCGGCGAGGCGAAGAACGCCGGCGTGAAGCTCATCCACGAAGTGCCCTTCGAGGGTGCGGCCGGAAAGCTCGTCGCCTTCCTGCATCCAAAATCCACCTACGGCGTGCTGACCGAATTCTGCGCGCCCAAGGACGGCGCGGCTTCGCATCACTGA